From the genome of Apodemus sylvaticus chromosome 3, mApoSyl1.1, whole genome shotgun sequence, one region includes:
- the LOC127679996 gene encoding Kruppel-like factor 18: MEMAENTVASQPGSWNTQPSPMESSQLISGQSSDMPTWKQTVMASTSCSNQDAACTLSSTAHLGEANDFLFGEPSETSFWYQQVVSAEQKISPAGPQHMQLNSTPKTCLSHSQKRAELDTRDTLYNEGYWKRTMNSDKTLLFTNTEMCLNPRINFGNHQKVLSGSHALQDPNVDHSLASKHDQIFSGEHEMPFHGNQTNYNQVTPRNGGHLTLYGNQMTSPSYTQALYPNQIITSFSEQNRFRNHQESPVADNEYYGDQMILPNGNQVFSEPQMRINCDQTNDQMKSFSVQNVSKDQENLLSGEHSLSGYHSSGYRCDQDLTVNHQVSISIAGQSFYEFQKETSSFDTTPHGYKRTTYSPEENLASHSETSPSSEEIFYLGQIKTSFDENVFPSQNGTPNLEGSLDWQVTSLRPQASYVDENPYPSSSPLVQRQPQENSSASSLVQVQHAEMKLDTKTKSPVSRKNPHPLKSFACTYQDCQKSYKKSHHLKNHMKKHTRQKDYACDEPGCKWKFFRSEDLKRHKQKHSGERPYPCDMCNKSYSRPDYLKKHQRIHLQTSPTTAT; this comes from the coding sequence ATGGAGATGGCAGAAAACACAGTTGCTTCCCAGCCAGGATCCTGGAATACCCAACCTTCCCCTATGGAGTCCAGCCAGCTTATTTCAGGTCAGAGCTCAGATATGCCTACCTGGAAACAAACAGTGATGGCATCAACATCCTGTAGCAACCAAGATGCAGCCTGTACTCTGAGTTCAACAGCACACCTGGGAGAAGCCAATGATTTCCTGTTTGGAGAGCCAAGTGAGACCTCTTTTTGGTACCAGCAAGTTGTGTCTGCTGAGCAGAAAATCTCCCCTGCAGGCCCTCAGCACATGCAGCTCAACAGCACCCCGAAGACATGCCTTTCTCATTCCCAGAAGAGAGCAGAACTTGACACCAGGGATACTCTCTACAATGAAGGCTACTGGAAGAGGACAATGAACTCTGACAAGACTCTCTTGttcacaaatacagaaatgtgtTTGAATCCCAGGATTAACTTTGGTAATCATCAAAAGGTGCTTTCAGGAAGTCATGCTCTCCAGGACCCAAATGTAGATCACTCCCTTGCTTCTAAACATGACCAGATTTTCAGTGGTGAACATGAGATGCCTTTCCATGGTAACCAGACCAACTACAATCAGGTGACACCAAGGAATGGAGGGCATCTGACTCTCTATGGGAATCAGATGACATCACCCAGTTATACACAGGCCCTTTATCCCAATCAAATCATAACATCCTTTTCTGAACAGAATCGTTTTAGGAATCACCAGGAGAGCCCAGTAGCTGACAATGAATACTATGGAGATCAGATGATACTGCCAAATGGAAACCAggttttctctgagcctcagatgagaattaACTGTGACCAAACAAATGACCAAATGAAATCCTTCAGTGTTCAGAATGTCTCCAAAGATCAAGAGAATCTCCTCAGTGGTGAGCACTCCCTCTCTGGGTATCATTCATCAGGGTACAGATGTGACCAGGATTTGACTGTGAATCACCAGGTATCAATTTCAATTGCTGGCCAgtctttctatgagtttcagaaaGAGACTTCCAGTTTTGACACAACTCCTCATGGGTATAAGAGGACAACATACAGTCCAGAAGAGAACCTGGCTAGCCATTCAGAGACAAGTCCCAGTTCTGAAGAGATATTCTATTTGGGTCAGATAAAGACCTCTTTTGATGAAAATGTCTTCCCAAGTCAGAATGGAACACCCAATCTGGAAGGAAGCCTTGATTGGCAGGTGACTTCACTTCGTCCCCAAGCCTCATATGTGGATGAAAACCCTTATCCTTCAAGTTCCCCTTTGGTCCAAAGACAACCTCAGGAAAACTCTTCAGCTTCCAGTTTGGTCCAGGTACAACATGCAGAGATGAAGttagacaccaagaccaagagcCCAGTGTCCCGGAAGAACCctcatcctttgaagagcttcgcCTGTACCTACCAGGATTGTCAGAAATCATACAAAAAGTCTCACCACCTCAAAAACcacatgaagaaacacacacGTCAGAAGGATTATGCCTGTGATGAGCCTGGATGCAAATGGAAATTCTTCCGCTCAGAAGATCTCAAGAGACACAAGCAAAAGCACAGTGGGGAGAGGCCCTACCCCTGTGACATGTGCAACAAAAGCTATTCCAGACCCGATTATCTCAAAAAGCATCAGAGGATCCATCTTCAAACATCACCCACTACTGCAACCTGA